The bacterium DNA window AAAGACCTTTTCTATATCTTCCATTAAAACTTTTCTTCCCCAAGAAGTAAAAGAGAAAAACTCTCTATACCTATCAAGACTTTTTCCATAAACTACATTTAGATCTTTATTGGTTTTTATAAAATCTTCTCTACATTTTGTATCTGTTGGTGGTTCTTCTCCTCTTGAGAAGGGAAGCCATTCCATAAGTTGAGAGTAGTGACATAAAGACATTTCCATTTTTGTTTCAAATGTATCTGTTACATCATTTGAAATATGGTACTCTACTGTGGTTGAGTAGGAAGCATCATCAACATTTATTATGAGAGGCATCTTAACTCTTTTTTTAACAGGACCGCCTATTGTTGGGTATGCGTTAGGAACACAAAGTTGGTATGCAATCATCCTAACACCAACAGCAGTATTGTAATGGTCTATATG harbors:
- a CDS encoding PIG-L family deacetylase: MIKVMSIMAHQDDFEFRAAGTFAQMKKKHGNDIQIKLINTSRGATGHHIMSPDETFQVRTKEFAKSAAIIGAEAECLTQLDGSHVQAQVFVDRNFLGGLWNTIRAFEPDYLFCPPITINPLNGIHIDHYNTAVGVRMIAYQLCVPNAYPTIGGPVKKRVKMPLIINVDDASYSTTVEYHISNDVTDTFETKMEMSLCHYSQLMEWLPFSRGEEPPTDTKCREDFIKTNKDLNVVYGKSLDRYREFFSFTSWGRKVLMEDIEKVFINVEKDQQYQNFIKTL